In Chloroflexota bacterium, the genomic stretch CGGACGCCCTGGAAAGCATCAACCGCCTCATTGACCTCTGCAACATCTTTCGCGCGGCTACGGCCAGAGCGGCTTTCAAAGCACCTCCCTCCGTGGGAGCCTTGATCGATTCCGCGCCCAGTGTTGAAGCCAAAGACGCCATGAGGAGATTCTTCTTCAGCAGTTGCATGGACCTGGTTCGAGAGTTCTTTCCTGACCCCGAAAAGCATCAGTCGATACAGGGATCCCTGGCCGGAATGGCGGCGGATGGCAGCGGCATGGGCCCTTACACCCCAGGAAGTGCTCTCTCGCTTGTCTACCATTTGGCACCTCATGGGCTGGCACACATGTTTCGGATGACCAAAGGTGGCATGGGGACGCTCTCGGAAGCCATGAAGAGGTCGCTGGAAGAGAAGGGTGGTAAGGTAATACTCGGGAACAGGGTTAAGAGAATCCTGGTGGAAAACGGCAGGGCCGTTGGGGTGCAGCTCGCCAACGGCGAGAAGATATCAGCCAGAGTAGTCCTGTCTAACGCTGATGCCACTGCCACCTTCGTGGGCTTGGTCGGGGAGGACAACCTGCCCTCAGATTTCGTTCGCATGGTCAAGAGGATAAACTACATGAACCCCTATATCCAGATTCACGTCACGCTTAGTGAACTGCCCCAGTTCACCGGACATCTCGCTTTCGCGAACGAGAACAATCTCAGGTGGAACATGGCCTACTATCCCTCGCCGGAGCATTTGGAGCAGTGCTGGGAGGCCTGCAAATGGGGCCGCATACCCGAAGACCCGCTGGTGTCGTATTACATCCCCAGCATCTTCGACGATAGCCTGGCCCCACCCGGCTACCACTCCGCCACTTTCTTCTCGCAATATTACCCGATCACCATTCCAAGAGAGCAGCACAAGTGGCTGAAGGAAGAGATGGCAGACAAGGTCATCGGCCAGATAAGCAAATATGCCCCGAACCTCAAGAACGCCATCATGGACAGGATTGTCTTCACGCCTCTGCACTACGAGAATATGTTTGGCATCACCGGGGGAGACTACTCTCATGGTGTAATGCAGCCGGGGCAGATGTTTGACTTCAGGCCAGTGGTGGGATGGTCGAGCTACAGGACTCCGGTGGAAAATCTCTATCTTTGTGGGTCAGCGTGCCATCCCGGCCCAGGTGTGACCGCCCTGCCGGGCTACAACAGTGCCCGTGAGGTATTGAAGAACTGGGAGAGGAAGAGGTAACATAAGGAGCGTTGCGCATCCAAGCCTACTAACGGCGACAAGAAGGAGGCGATGCTTCAATCAGTTACGCATGATAACCAAATTCGGTCTCGCGGCTAAGCTGAGTCATCGAAGGACATAGGGTAGGATGCCCCACCTCGGGCACCCCGCGATCTCGAGTCTTTCGCCGCTTTCGACTGTCACTGTAACTGCCCATGACCATATGAAAAATGGGCTATACTTCACCAAGGTGGTCTCAGAAAGCTAATCTGAACTAAGGAGAGCAAAGGAAATGGGTCTCTTGGAGAATAAGGTGGCACTTGTTACTGGCGCCGCATCTGGGATTGGACGAGCAACAGCTATTATGCTCGCTAAGGAGGGCGCTAAAGTCACCGTCAATGATATCAACGTTGAAGGCGGTCTGGAAACCGTCAGAATAATTAGAAATGCCGGTGGTGAAGCAATCATGGTCCAGGCCGACGTTTCTAAAGCCGACCAGGTTGAAGCCATGGTCAAACGGATCGTGGACACCTTTGGCGGACTGCACTGTGCTTGCAACAACGCTTTCTACCAACAGCAGCAACGGGTAGACGCACACCTGCTGGACGAGGATGAGTGGCATAAGGCCATTACGGTGAACTTGACTGGCACATGGCTGTCCATGAAATATGAAATCCCGGTGATGCTGGCGAGAGGTGGTGGGTCAATCGTCAATGTAAGCTCCGTGGCCGGAATCAAGGGCGAGCCATATCAGGCACACTACAGCGCCAGCAAAGGAGGGATCAATGCGCTCACCATGTGTGCTGCCGCCGAATATGCGGCGCGAGGCATTCGGGTGAATGCCGTGGCTCCAGGTGCTATACTCACGCCAGCGTTTCGAGCCTTTTTCCAGTATATGCCAGAAGCCAAAGCCATTGTGGACAGGGCCCACGCAATGAACCGCATGGGCGAAACAGAAGAGATCGCGGATGTAATCACCTGGTTGTGCTCCGACAGATCATCTTTCGTGACAGGCATAGTCCTGCCTGCGGATGGCGGCGCTCTAGTGGCCGACCGGGTTGCCGACCTCTTTGTCACGACCAAAGACTAACACTGACTGGCGAAGCCAATAGACACACATTACGAATAGCGTCTGGACAACCCGAGGGTGAATTTGCCTCTGGTGCCTCTAATAGGGCAGTCGAGGGTTCAGTAATAGGCTACTGTGACATTGCCAAAGATCAGACGCCAAGAACGAAGAAAGGGAGCAACGAAGGACATAGTTACTACAAGATATTGCTCGGCATCCACCTGCCCTTCTGTCCACTGGCTCGGCACCGGAATTCAGGTTCGGAAAGCACGTGGTCAGAGCTTGCCTCCGATGTAGGTTTCCCGCGGTAGAAGCTCTCGGCTAACAATAGACAGGGTCTCCTTTGACATCCTGCCGTCGCGGGCGAGTTCGTGCCCTGCTCTCCTGGCGGCCTCAAAGACATCGCCCACCGGCGCACCCATCTCCTTCATCGGCCCCAAAGCAGGCCCGTGGGGCCGCAGCAGCGCTCCGGCAAACCTTCTGCCGACACCCAGGGAAAAGGCCTTCATGTGGGCCACCAGCATGTCAAAGATGTTCAGATCCCACCAGCCACAGTTGGAAACAAGCACGACCATATTCTGCTTTTGCCCATTATTAGTGAAGGCATCGCTTGGCTGGGCAAAGGGTTGCAGCAGCGGCACCATGCGATCCATCAGATTCTTCAGTGGCCCAGTCATCCCTCCCCAATACACCGGTGTGGCAAAAACCCATACTTCTGCCTGGCGCATCTTGGGGTATAGCATTGCCATGTCATCATCCTTCTGGATGCACTCACCAGGGGTGCTGGTACTGCAGGAGCGCTCTCCCTGACAGGGGTTGATCTTGAGCTTCTTAGTGTAGAAGAACTCGACCTCCGCCCCAACTTCTTTCATACCCTCGAGAAACGGATCGAGGATTAGGGAGGTGTTACTCTTCCCCGCCTTAGGACTACCATTGAATGCCAGGACCCTCATTCCTTCCTCCTTGCCTTCTGGACCTTGCAACAGTCTCTTTCTTCTAGATCGCACTCGGTATGCCAAACATGATGAGCACCGCCAGTTCTACACTCGCCTCGGTGACACGAAACGTTTCGGCTGTAGGATAAGGCATCCCGATTTCTGGGTCAAATTCGGGTGTATCCGCCTAGTGAAAATGTCAGTCTAAGTGCTCAGTGATGTTGTTAGTCTCCACGACTTTCTCCATCGATGATCACATGATGGTTTCCAACGGCGAGTGTGGTGTAAGGCTGGCTACCGAATACACCTACAAGGTCTTTAGGCTCCCCACTCTGGATGACATGTTGTGCTTATGGCAGGGGGACTCTGGAGTGGCCTGTGTAGGACTTCCAGCCTGCTTTGCGAGCGCGCAGCATTACGGGATGTGGGGGTGCCTGCCGAGTGGCTAGGCTCTGCCCCTTTGCAAAATACAATCGCTGGTTGCACCTTGCCGAGGTGGTTGCTATAATTAACCGTTACTGTTATAAGGTTTGATAAACAAAAGCGAATCGGAGTTCAAGTTGGACAAGGAGAAAAAGGAAGCCACTGTAGAGCAGTTCAGGCTTCATGAGAAGGATACTGGATCTACCGCGGTTCAGGTGGCTCTCTTGACAGAGCGGATAAACCAGTTGACTGAGCACCTGAAAATACATCGCGAAGACCATCATTCTCAACGCGGACTGCTGAAGCTGGTAGGGCAGCGGAAACGGCTGCTCGCTTATTTGAAGAGGGAGGATGTGGGGCGCTACCGCGAGCTTATAGGAAAGCTCAGTCTGCGGAAATAGTCACCGCTGGCATCTTCTGAGGGTTGTGCACCTGACATCCTAGTAGGAGGATGATTCTGACGTGTTGCACCTGGTTGATACTCTAATCGGTCAAAACACACTCGCATTGAAAACAGGTGAACTAGCCACGTTGGCAAGTGGTGCTGTTACTGCAAGCTATGGCGATACGGTGGTGCTGGTAACAGTCTGCATGGCCAAGGAACTCAGGGAAGGAGCAACCTTCTTCCCGTTAACCGTAGACTACGAAGAAAGGCTCTACGCGGCTGGCAAGATACCAGGGGGATTCTTTCGAAGGGAAGGGCGGCCCGGCCAGCAGGCAGTTCTCTCTAGTCGCCTGACCGACCGCCTGCTTCGCCCTCTCTTCCCCAAAGAGTTTCGGCAGGAAGTGCAGATCATAACTACTGTTCTCTCAGCAGATCAAGAAAATTCTCCTGAGGTGTTAGCCGCTGTAGGTGCTTCCACCGCTCTCACCTTGTCAGAAATTCCTTTCGAGGGACCGGTGAGCACTGTTCGCGTTGGCCATATCGATGGCGAGTTCGTGATCAACCCCACCTATAGCCAACTTCAAGAAAGCCTCATCGATCTGGTTGTCGCCAGCACAAAAGAGGCGGTGGTGATGATAGAAGCAGGTGCTAAAGAGGCCCCCGAGAAAGTTGTTCTGGATGCCATAAAACTCGGGCATCAGACTAACCAGCAGATTATCGCCCTTCAAGAGCGACTTCGGGCCTTCTGTGGCAAGGCCAAGGTGAGCTTTGGGATAGACAAGCCTGACCCCGAGCTGGAAGCCGCTGTCTCTATGGCTCTTGCGGGCAAGTTTAGCGAGCTTATTGGCAAGGGCAAGCTAGAACGGGATGAATTGCTATCAGACTGGAAGAGAGAATTGATTGAAAAGCTAAAGGAGCGCTATCAGGCTGACCAAGTCTCTTCTGTGTTTGAAGCCAGGCTAAAGGCAGAGCTAAGGGCCAGCATATTAGAGAAAGGCCTTCGGCCCGATGGCCGTCAGTTAGCGGATATTCGTCACATCAAGTGTGAAGTGGGGCTTCTGCCCCGCACCCACGGCTCAGGTTTATTCAGTCGGGGTCTAACTCAGGTACTGAATATCGCTACCCTTGGTTCGGCGGGCGATGAACAAACGCTGGATGGGCTCACCTTGGAGGAAAGCAAGCGTTTCATGCATCACTACAACTTCCCCCCGTTCTCCACTGGCGAAATAAAACGCACCGGTACCCCATCGCGCCGCGAGATTGGCCATGGTGCTCTTGTGGAGAAAGCCCTTATCCCCGTAATCCCGTCAGAGGAGGATTTCCCGTACACTATCCGATTGGTATCTGAAGTCCTCAGTTCTAACGGTAGCACGTCCATGGCATCGGTTTGCGCCAGCACCTTGTCCCTTATGGATGCTGGCATACCTATCAGAGCGCCCGTGGCGGGAGTAGCTATGGGCCTGGTCACCAGAGAAGACGGCCGATTTGCCGTCCTCACTGACCTCGAAGGCCTGGAGGATGCCTACGGGGATATGGACTTCAAGGTGGCGGGCACGGCGAACGGGATAACCGCGTTGCAGATGGACATCAAGATCAAGGGCTTGCGCCAGGAGATCTTGGAGAAAGCTCTGGATCAAGCTCATGAAGCGCGTCTTTTCGTCCTTGGCAAAATGCTGGAGACAATCGCCTCCAGTCGCCCTGAGCTGAGCAAGTACGCACCGAGGATGGTCAAGATAAACATCGACCCAAGCAAGATAGGAGCTGTCATAGGACCCGGTGGCAGGATGATCAGATCTATAGTAGAGAAGTCAAAGGCAACTGTAGATGTGGAAGACGATGGCACTGTGCTCATCGGCTCCACGGATCCGGCAGCAGCCCAGAAGGCGATTGCCTTGATTGAAGAGCTGACCAAGGAAGTGGAAGTTGGCGGCATTTACACCGGGAAGGTGACTCGCATCCTTCCCTTCGGAGCTGTAGTGGAAATCCTTCCCGGCAAGGATGGGTTGGTTCATATCAGCGAGCTGGCCGATTACCGAGTGCCCAGCGTGGAAGACGTGGTCAAGGTGGGCGATGAGATCACTGTCATGGTGAAGGATATCGATCGCCAGGGAGGCAAGATAAGCCTTTCCCGCCGTGCCGTATTTCAGGGGGCTTCTGACACAGATAAAGGATCAGAGGAAGCAGTGCCACCGACCCGGAGCTACCGCCCCAGAAAGTACCCCGATGGGCAGCGTGATACGAGGAGCAGCCCGGGAGGCAGGCGTTATCACCGGCCTGGGGGGGAACCTCCCCCACG encodes the following:
- a CDS encoding NAD(P)/FAD-dependent oxidoreductase — encoded protein: MADYDAIVIGAGHNGLAAAIVLAKEGLKVLSVEKQRYVGGMAGTAEYFKGFKHNIGAWALMFFSQHLIEALELEKHGLEIIEPPTSYCTFGAPGQTPLIFNSDPAKMEEHLRKDHGADALESINRLIDLCNIFRAATARAAFKAPPSVGALIDSAPSVEAKDAMRRFFFSSCMDLVREFFPDPEKHQSIQGSLAGMAADGSGMGPYTPGSALSLVYHLAPHGLAHMFRMTKGGMGTLSEAMKRSLEEKGGKVILGNRVKRILVENGRAVGVQLANGEKISARVVLSNADATATFVGLVGEDNLPSDFVRMVKRINYMNPYIQIHVTLSELPQFTGHLAFANENNLRWNMAYYPSPEHLEQCWEACKWGRIPEDPLVSYYIPSIFDDSLAPPGYHSATFFSQYYPITIPREQHKWLKEEMADKVIGQISKYAPNLKNAIMDRIVFTPLHYENMFGITGGDYSHGVMQPGQMFDFRPVVGWSSYRTPVENLYLCGSACHPGPGVTALPGYNSAREVLKNWERKR
- a CDS encoding glucose 1-dehydrogenase, giving the protein MGLLENKVALVTGAASGIGRATAIMLAKEGAKVTVNDINVEGGLETVRIIRNAGGEAIMVQADVSKADQVEAMVKRIVDTFGGLHCACNNAFYQQQQRVDAHLLDEDEWHKAITVNLTGTWLSMKYEIPVMLARGGGSIVNVSSVAGIKGEPYQAHYSASKGGINALTMCAAAEYAARGIRVNAVAPGAILTPAFRAFFQYMPEAKAIVDRAHAMNRMGETEEIADVITWLCSDRSSFVTGIVLPADGGALVADRVADLFVTTKD
- a CDS encoding flavodoxin family protein — protein: MRVLAFNGSPKAGKSNTSLILDPFLEGMKEVGAEVEFFYTKKLKINPCQGERSCSTSTPGECIQKDDDMAMLYPKMRQAEVWVFATPVYWGGMTGPLKNLMDRMVPLLQPFAQPSDAFTNNGQKQNMVVLVSNCGWWDLNIFDMLVAHMKAFSLGVGRRFAGALLRPHGPALGPMKEMGAPVGDVFEAARRAGHELARDGRMSKETLSIVSRELLPRETYIGGKL
- the rpsO gene encoding 30S ribosomal protein S15, translated to MDKEKKEATVEQFRLHEKDTGSTAVQVALLTERINQLTEHLKIHREDHHSQRGLLKLVGQRKRLLAYLKREDVGRYRELIGKLSLRK
- a CDS encoding polyribonucleotide nucleotidyltransferase, which codes for MHLVDTLIGQNTLALKTGELATLASGAVTASYGDTVVLVTVCMAKELREGATFFPLTVDYEERLYAAGKIPGGFFRREGRPGQQAVLSSRLTDRLLRPLFPKEFRQEVQIITTVLSADQENSPEVLAAVGASTALTLSEIPFEGPVSTVRVGHIDGEFVINPTYSQLQESLIDLVVASTKEAVVMIEAGAKEAPEKVVLDAIKLGHQTNQQIIALQERLRAFCGKAKVSFGIDKPDPELEAAVSMALAGKFSELIGKGKLERDELLSDWKRELIEKLKERYQADQVSSVFEARLKAELRASILEKGLRPDGRQLADIRHIKCEVGLLPRTHGSGLFSRGLTQVLNIATLGSAGDEQTLDGLTLEESKRFMHHYNFPPFSTGEIKRTGTPSRREIGHGALVEKALIPVIPSEEDFPYTIRLVSEVLSSNGSTSMASVCASTLSLMDAGIPIRAPVAGVAMGLVTREDGRFAVLTDLEGLEDAYGDMDFKVAGTANGITALQMDIKIKGLRQEILEKALDQAHEARLFVLGKMLETIASSRPELSKYAPRMVKINIDPSKIGAVIGPGGRMIRSIVEKSKATVDVEDDGTVLIGSTDPAAAQKAIALIEELTKEVEVGGIYTGKVTRILPFGAVVEILPGKDGLVHISELADYRVPSVEDVVKVGDEITVMVKDIDRQGGKISLSRRAVFQGASDTDKGSEEAVPPTRSYRPRKYPDGQRDTRSSPGGRRYHRPGGEPPPRGNSPR